Proteins from one Mesorhizobium sp. M9A.F.Ca.ET.002.03.1.2 genomic window:
- a CDS encoding alpha/beta hydrolase: protein MATDVDQPATTKRAKYARLIEPALWAYIDRVNAWFPPEMGLPVDKQRAIYDAMCRAFHEGTPAGVEASDGTVAAGGHAIPIRHYQLAGKAPQATVVYYHGGGFVLGGLDSHDDICAEICAGTGFAVLSADYRLAPEHLHPAAFDDALAVFEWAAASSGLPIVLCGESAGGNLAAAVAQAARHHPRHAVGQVLIYPELGGDKCAGSYVEHAEAPLLTLPDIEFYRQVRSGKAQSPDDPTFSPLRDTDFSSLPPTVVVTAQCDPLSSDGEAYRDRILAAGGRAWWHEEPRLVHSFLRARKTVPRAGEAFTRIVAAIATLGNGDWP, encoded by the coding sequence ATGGCCACTGACGTCGATCAGCCCGCGACAACGAAGCGGGCAAAATACGCGAGGCTGATCGAGCCGGCGCTCTGGGCCTATATCGACCGGGTCAATGCATGGTTTCCGCCCGAAATGGGCCTGCCGGTCGACAAGCAGCGGGCGATCTATGACGCGATGTGCCGGGCGTTCCACGAGGGCACTCCCGCGGGTGTCGAAGCCAGCGACGGCACGGTCGCCGCCGGCGGCCATGCGATCCCGATCCGACACTACCAGCTGGCGGGCAAGGCGCCGCAAGCGACGGTCGTCTACTATCACGGCGGCGGCTTCGTGCTTGGCGGGCTCGACAGCCATGACGACATCTGCGCCGAGATCTGCGCCGGCACTGGCTTTGCAGTGCTGTCCGCCGACTACCGGCTGGCGCCCGAACATCTGCATCCGGCCGCCTTCGACGATGCACTGGCGGTGTTCGAATGGGCGGCGGCGTCAAGCGGGCTGCCGATCGTGCTGTGCGGCGAAAGCGCCGGCGGCAATCTTGCCGCCGCGGTCGCGCAAGCGGCACGTCATCATCCTCGCCACGCGGTCGGCCAGGTGCTGATCTATCCCGAGCTGGGCGGCGACAAGTGCGCCGGTTCCTATGTCGAGCACGCCGAAGCACCGCTGCTGACGTTACCCGACATCGAATTCTACCGCCAGGTCCGCTCCGGCAAGGCACAGTCGCCAGACGACCCGACCTTCTCACCGCTGCGCGACACCGATTTCTCCAGCCTGCCGCCGACGGTCGTCGTCACCGCGCAATGCGATCCGCTGTCATCGGACGGCGAGGCCTATCGCGACCGCATCCTTGCCGCCGGCGGCCGCGCCTGGTGGCACGAGGAGCCGCGCCTCGTGCACAGTTTCCTGCGCGCCCGCAAAACCGTGCCCCGGGCCGGCGAAGCGTTCACCCGCATCGTCGCCGCCATCGCCACGCTCGGCAACGGCGATTGGCCGTAG
- a CDS encoding Xaa-Pro peptidase family protein produces MSIVVFDPDSTEDVDFKDRMRHPAASDPAGGMWLSDTEPSFLDADALRKGRLAKLRAWMREAGYGGVVLFDPYNQRYATGSRNMFGYFLRNSTRYLFIPASGPIVLFEYPQSYHVSMVLDTIDEARPSKLVWSSVSGRDDETAGPFADEIAELLKAHGGGSMKLGLDRCGHLQALALEKRGCEVRDCQGEILAVRAVKTPEEVKCLQVSMAGAEAAVYAVREAIKPGVSENDLFAIMYHEVIRQGGEFIETRLLTSGQRTNPWFNEASGRKIRPGELLALDTDTIGCYGYYSDFSRTFRCGPGKPTDYQKSLYRMAHDQVQHNISIVKPGMAFREIAEKAWKIPDRFVDQRYTSVMHGVGMHGETPFIAHAMDYETYGRDGHIVPGMVVSVESYIGEKGGREGVKLEDEILVTETGTELLSRFPYEDDFLDRQV; encoded by the coding sequence ATGAGCATCGTCGTTTTTGACCCCGACAGCACCGAGGATGTCGACTTCAAGGACCGTATGCGCCACCCGGCCGCGTCCGATCCGGCCGGCGGCATGTGGCTGTCCGACACCGAGCCGTCCTTCCTCGACGCGGATGCGCTGCGCAAAGGCCGGCTGGCCAAGCTGCGCGCCTGGATGCGCGAGGCCGGCTATGGCGGCGTCGTTTTGTTCGACCCCTACAACCAGCGCTATGCCACCGGCTCGCGCAACATGTTCGGCTATTTCCTGCGCAACTCGACGCGCTATCTCTTCATCCCGGCATCGGGGCCGATTGTGCTGTTCGAATATCCGCAGAGCTACCATGTCTCGATGGTGCTCGACACGATCGACGAAGCGCGTCCGTCCAAGCTGGTGTGGTCTTCGGTGTCGGGCCGCGACGACGAGACCGCAGGCCCCTTCGCCGACGAGATCGCCGAATTGCTCAAGGCGCATGGCGGCGGCTCGATGAAGCTCGGCCTCGACCGCTGCGGCCATTTGCAGGCGCTGGCGCTGGAGAAGCGCGGCTGCGAGGTCAGGGATTGCCAGGGCGAGATACTGGCGGTGCGCGCGGTCAAGACGCCGGAAGAAGTCAAATGCCTGCAGGTGTCGATGGCCGGCGCCGAAGCGGCCGTCTATGCGGTGCGCGAGGCGATCAAGCCCGGCGTGTCCGAAAACGATCTCTTCGCCATCATGTATCACGAGGTGATCCGGCAGGGCGGTGAGTTCATCGAAACCCGCCTGCTGACCTCGGGCCAGCGCACCAACCCGTGGTTCAACGAAGCGAGCGGCCGCAAGATCAGGCCGGGCGAACTTTTGGCGCTGGATACCGATACGATCGGCTGCTACGGCTATTACTCGGATTTTTCCCGCACCTTCCGCTGCGGGCCGGGCAAGCCGACGGATTATCAGAAATCGCTCTACCGCATGGCCCACGACCAGGTTCAGCACAACATCTCGATCGTGAAGCCCGGCATGGCGTTTCGCGAGATTGCCGAGAAGGCTTGGAAGATCCCGGATCGCTTCGTCGACCAGCGCTATACGTCGGTGATGCATGGCGTCGGCATGCATGGCGAGACGCCGTTCATCGCGCACGCCATGGACTACGAGACCTATGGCCGCGACGGCCATATCGTGCCAGGCATGGTGGTCAGCGTCGAGAGCTATATCGGCGAGAAAGGCGGACGCGAGGGTGTCAAGCTCGAGGACGAGATCCTGGTCACCGAGACCGGCACCGAGCTGCTGTCGCGTTTTCCCTATGAGGACGACTTCCTTGACAGGCAGGTTTGA
- a CDS encoding GlxA family transcriptional regulator, translating into MTIRERAQPTHADTSLTFAILVFPGFPMMAFSSVIEPLRAANVLAKRECYRWIIVGAAEGPVEASNGVVIQPGFFAGDAPKVDRIVVCSGGNADHLVAEDAVSWIRKSLRGGAHIGAVADAAFFLARAGLLDGHACTLHWTSQAAFAEAFPDIELRRDLYVIDRKRFTSAGGVGSLDMMLEIITNDFGAELAAGVAEWFVHSPLRSSVDRKLMPLRLRTGVQNELVLSAIAIMEDAVEERLGMAELAEKLGVSSDKLERNFRSELSISPNGYYRRLRLQRAADLLAHSTLMVRDVALACGFASMSSFARAFREEHGHAPKVMRRH; encoded by the coding sequence ATGACCATTCGCGAGCGCGCACAACCGACCCACGCCGACACCTCTCTCACCTTCGCCATCCTGGTCTTCCCCGGCTTTCCGATGATGGCGTTCAGTTCGGTCATCGAGCCGTTGCGCGCAGCCAACGTGCTGGCGAAACGGGAGTGCTATCGCTGGATCATCGTCGGCGCCGCCGAAGGGCCGGTCGAAGCCTCGAACGGTGTCGTCATCCAGCCGGGCTTTTTCGCCGGCGATGCGCCGAAGGTCGACCGCATCGTCGTCTGTTCGGGCGGCAATGCCGATCATCTTGTCGCCGAGGACGCGGTGAGCTGGATCCGCAAGAGCCTGCGCGGCGGCGCCCATATCGGCGCGGTTGCGGATGCCGCCTTCTTCCTGGCGCGGGCCGGCCTGCTCGACGGCCATGCCTGCACCTTGCACTGGACCAGCCAGGCGGCCTTCGCCGAGGCGTTTCCGGACATCGAGCTCAGGCGCGATCTCTACGTCATCGACCGCAAGCGCTTCACCTCGGCCGGCGGCGTCGGCAGCCTCGACATGATGCTGGAGATCATCACCAACGATTTCGGCGCCGAGCTTGCCGCCGGCGTCGCCGAATGGTTCGTGCACAGCCCGCTGCGCTCCAGCGTCGACCGCAAGCTGATGCCGCTGCGCTTGCGCACCGGCGTCCAGAACGAGCTGGTGCTGTCGGCCATCGCCATCATGGAGGATGCGGTGGAGGAGCGGCTCGGCATGGCGGAGCTGGCGGAAAAGCTCGGTGTCTCCTCCGACAAGCTCGAACGAAACTTCCGCTCCGAGCTCAGCATCTCGCCCAACGGCTATTACCGCCGCCTCAGGCTGCAGCGCGCCGCCGATCTCCTGGCGCATTCGACGCTGATGGTGCGCGACGTGGCGCTGGCCTGCGGTTTTGCCTCGATGTCGAGCTTTGCCCGGGCGTTTCGCGAGGAGCATGGGCATGCGCCGAAGGTGATGCGCAGGCATTAG
- a CDS encoding aspartate aminotransferase family protein, producing the protein MDAMLKAVGMAGEETLDPVDWADVQALSHRIVNDAVDYLRDIRDRPVWQDMPAEVKAFFAAPLPRSPQLLADVYGEVARNVMAYPMGNIHPRFWSWYMGSSNFTGALGDFLAAIQGSNLGGGNHAAALLDSQVVDWCKQMMGFPQSASGTLVSGGSMANIIGLTVARNVKAGVDVREHGVAAIEKPLRFYGSDQLHSCHRKAMEALGLGNQALRRIPTDAGLRMDIDALRAVIADDRKAGFQPACVIGTAGTVNTGAIDDLQALARLAAQEDLWFHVDGCIGALIAIAPENSHRVAGIEHAHSIALDPHKWLHAPFEVGCALIRNAASHRNTFAVTPEYLESTPRGLASGQWLHDYSLQTSRGFRALKVWMALKEHGIEKFGRLIDQNIAQGHTLGRLIEVEPLLELIAPPNINIVCFRYRGDGLTGEQQKALNTEIMLRLQEEGIAALSDTTVHGQHCLRVAVNNHRTRREDLDLLVRETVRLGQEISGPGVAG; encoded by the coding sequence ATGGACGCAATGCTGAAAGCCGTCGGCATGGCCGGCGAAGAAACGCTCGATCCGGTCGACTGGGCCGATGTCCAGGCGCTGTCGCACCGGATCGTCAACGATGCCGTCGACTATCTGCGCGATATCCGGGACCGCCCGGTGTGGCAGGACATGCCCGCGGAGGTGAAAGCCTTCTTCGCCGCACCGCTGCCACGCTCGCCTCAACTGCTTGCCGACGTCTATGGCGAGGTTGCGCGCAACGTGATGGCCTATCCGATGGGCAACATCCATCCGCGCTTCTGGTCCTGGTATATGGGGTCGAGCAATTTCACCGGCGCGCTCGGCGATTTCCTAGCGGCGATCCAGGGTTCCAATCTTGGCGGCGGCAACCATGCCGCCGCGCTTCTGGACAGCCAGGTCGTCGACTGGTGCAAGCAGATGATGGGCTTCCCCCAATCGGCCAGCGGCACACTGGTCAGCGGCGGCTCGATGGCCAACATCATCGGCCTGACCGTGGCGCGCAACGTCAAGGCAGGCGTCGACGTGCGCGAACATGGCGTTGCCGCCATCGAGAAGCCGTTGCGCTTCTATGGCTCGGATCAGCTTCACTCGTGTCATCGCAAGGCGATGGAAGCGCTCGGCCTGGGCAACCAGGCGCTGCGACGCATCCCGACCGATGCCGGATTGCGGATGGACATCGACGCCTTGCGGGCGGTGATCGCCGACGACCGCAAGGCAGGTTTTCAGCCGGCCTGCGTGATCGGCACAGCAGGCACCGTCAACACCGGAGCGATCGACGATCTGCAGGCACTTGCAAGACTGGCGGCGCAAGAGGACCTCTGGTTCCATGTCGACGGCTGCATCGGCGCCCTGATCGCCATCGCGCCGGAAAATTCGCATCGCGTCGCCGGCATCGAACACGCCCATTCCATCGCGCTCGATCCGCACAAATGGCTGCACGCCCCGTTCGAGGTCGGCTGCGCGCTGATCAGGAACGCTGCATCGCATCGCAATACGTTTGCGGTCACGCCGGAATATCTGGAGTCGACGCCGCGCGGCCTCGCCTCCGGACAATGGCTGCATGATTATAGCCTGCAGACGTCACGCGGTTTCAGGGCGCTCAAGGTGTGGATGGCGCTGAAGGAGCACGGCATCGAGAAGTTCGGCCGCCTGATCGACCAGAACATCGCACAGGGCCACACGCTCGGCAGGCTGATCGAGGTCGAGCCGCTGCTGGAACTGATCGCGCCACCGAACATCAACATCGTCTGCTTTCGCTACCGCGGCGACGGGCTGACGGGCGAGCAGCAGAAGGCGCTCAACACCGAGATCATGCTGCGGCTGCAGGAAGAAGGCATCGCCGCCCTTTCGGACACGACCGTGCATGGCCAGCATTGCCTCAGGGTGGCGGTCAACAACCACCGCACCCGGCGCGAGGACCTGGACCTGCTGGTGCGGGAAACAGTGCGCCTCGGGCAGGAGATTTCAGGGCCTGGCGTTGCCGGCTGA
- a CDS encoding Rrf2 family transcriptional regulator produces the protein MLTKKGKYGLKALVHLARLPVGQLAFVGDIATGNNIPKKFLDAILGELRNAGFVQSRKGKEGGYRLARPADEIKVGHVVRVLDGPLAPIPCASRTRYQRCEDCNEATCQVRHLMLEVRQAIAEVLDQRSLAEMRDIVSGDDFSVALKIQA, from the coding sequence ATGCTCACGAAAAAGGGCAAATACGGCCTCAAGGCGCTTGTACATCTCGCCCGGCTGCCGGTTGGACAGCTCGCCTTCGTTGGCGATATCGCCACTGGAAACAACATTCCGAAGAAATTCCTGGATGCCATTCTGGGCGAATTGCGCAACGCGGGTTTCGTCCAGAGCCGCAAGGGCAAGGAGGGCGGCTATCGCTTGGCGCGGCCGGCCGACGAGATCAAGGTCGGCCACGTCGTGCGCGTGCTCGACGGGCCGCTCGCCCCCATTCCCTGCGCCAGCCGCACCCGGTATCAGCGCTGCGAAGACTGCAACGAGGCGACATGCCAAGTCCGACATCTGATGCTGGAGGTCCGGCAAGCGATCGCCGAGGTGCTGGATCAGCGCAGCCTTGCCGAGATGCGCGATATCGTCAGCGGCGACGACTTTTCAGTTGCGTTGAAGATCCAGGCCTGA
- a CDS encoding PLP-dependent aspartate aminotransferase family protein, with protein MTIKATVSGRNRLAFSTRTIHGGQSHDPTTGAVMVPIYATSTYGQQSPGVHKGFEYARSQNPTRFAFERAVADLESGAAAFAFASGLAAIATIFELLDSGAHVVATDDIYGGTFRLLERVRKRSANLQVDFVDFTDLATVEAAIRPETKLLWVETPTNPLLRVVDLEAVAALAKRKGVISVADNTFCSPYLQRPLELGIDISVHSTTKYLNGHSDMVGGVAVVGDNKDLADRLKFLQNAVGAISGPFDSFLALRGLKTLALRMERHSSNGQKIAHWLERRPDIRRVIYPGLASHPQHAIARRQMHAFGGMITVELDRDLAGTKRFLEHTQLFTLAESLGGVESLIEHPALMTHGSIPVQKRAEIGISDSLVRLSAGIEDGDDLIADLDQALAS; from the coding sequence ATGACCATCAAAGCAACCGTATCGGGCAGGAACCGTCTGGCCTTCTCGACGCGCACCATCCATGGCGGCCAGAGCCACGACCCGACGACCGGCGCGGTGATGGTGCCGATCTATGCCACTTCGACCTACGGGCAGCAGAGCCCGGGCGTGCACAAGGGCTTCGAATATGCGCGCAGCCAGAACCCGACCCGCTTTGCCTTCGAGCGGGCGGTGGCCGATCTCGAAAGCGGCGCAGCCGCCTTCGCCTTCGCTTCTGGGCTGGCGGCGATCGCCACCATTTTCGAACTGCTCGATTCCGGCGCGCATGTTGTCGCCACCGACGACATCTATGGCGGCACCTTCCGCCTGCTCGAGCGGGTGCGCAAGCGCTCGGCCAACCTCCAGGTCGACTTCGTCGACTTCACCGATCTTGCCACGGTCGAGGCGGCGATCCGCCCGGAAACCAAACTGCTCTGGGTCGAGACGCCGACCAACCCGCTGCTACGTGTCGTCGATCTCGAAGCGGTCGCGGCACTGGCAAAGCGCAAAGGCGTGATCTCGGTGGCCGACAACACCTTCTGCAGTCCCTATCTGCAGCGGCCGCTGGAGCTCGGCATCGACATATCAGTCCACTCGACGACGAAATACCTCAATGGCCATTCCGACATGGTCGGCGGCGTCGCCGTGGTCGGCGACAACAAGGATCTGGCCGACCGGCTCAAATTCCTGCAGAACGCTGTCGGCGCCATTTCCGGGCCGTTCGACAGTTTCCTGGCGCTGCGCGGCCTCAAGACGCTTGCTCTCAGGATGGAGCGCCATTCGTCGAACGGCCAGAAGATCGCGCACTGGCTGGAACGCCGTCCCGACATCCGCCGCGTCATCTATCCCGGTCTCGCCAGCCACCCGCAGCACGCCATCGCCAGGCGGCAGATGCATGCCTTCGGCGGCATGATCACGGTCGAGCTCGACCGCGACCTTGCCGGCACCAAGCGTTTCCTCGAACACACGCAACTGTTCACGCTGGCCGAAAGCCTCGGCGGCGTCGAAAGCCTGATCGAGCACCCGGCGCTGATGACGCACGGCTCGATCCCTGTGCAAAAGCGCGCCGAAATCGGCATTTCCGATTCGCTGGTGCGCCTGTCGGCCGGGATCGAGGACGGCGATGATCTGATCGCGGATTTGGATCAGGCGTTGGCCAGTTGA
- a CDS encoding pyridoxal-phosphate dependent enzyme has protein sequence MLQQQKMRTTAGRGRLFDSILDTVGDTPVIRINNLGPDHVTIYVKAEFFNPAASVKDRLALNIIEEGERSGALKPGQTVVEATSGNTGIGLAMVCAQKGYPLVVTMADSFSIERRKLMRMLGAKVVLTPRAQKGFGMYNKAVELAEANGWFLARQFETKANAAIHEATTAREIINDFAGSRLDCFVTGYGTGGTVVGVGRVLRRERPETRIVLAEPANAQLIGSGKAQERGADGAPTASHPAFEPHPIQGWTPDFIPNVLQEAVDASLYDEVVPVPGPEGIKWAKALAQKEGIFTGISGGATFAVARQIAEKASPGSVILCMLPDTGERYMTTPLFDGIEAEMDAEETALSRSTPGCQFPAE, from the coding sequence ATGTTGCAGCAACAGAAAATGAGGACCACGGCCGGCCGAGGCCGCCTGTTCGACAGCATTCTCGACACGGTCGGCGATACGCCGGTGATCAGGATCAACAATCTCGGCCCCGATCATGTGACGATCTATGTGAAGGCCGAGTTCTTCAATCCGGCGGCGTCGGTAAAGGACCGGCTGGCGCTCAACATCATCGAGGAGGGCGAGCGCAGCGGCGCCTTGAAGCCGGGCCAGACTGTCGTCGAGGCAACCAGCGGCAACACCGGCATCGGGCTGGCCATGGTCTGCGCGCAGAAGGGTTATCCGCTGGTGGTGACGATGGCCGACAGTTTCTCCATCGAGCGCCGCAAGCTGATGCGCATGCTGGGCGCCAAGGTGGTGCTGACGCCGCGTGCCCAGAAGGGCTTCGGCATGTACAACAAGGCGGTCGAACTCGCCGAAGCCAATGGCTGGTTCCTGGCCCGCCAGTTCGAGACCAAGGCCAATGCCGCCATTCACGAAGCGACGACGGCGCGCGAGATCATCAACGATTTCGCGGGCTCGCGGCTCGACTGCTTCGTTACCGGCTACGGAACCGGCGGCACCGTCGTCGGTGTCGGGCGTGTGCTGCGCCGGGAGCGCCCCGAGACCAGGATCGTGCTGGCCGAACCCGCCAATGCCCAACTCATCGGCAGCGGCAAGGCGCAGGAGCGCGGCGCCGACGGCGCGCCGACCGCCAGCCATCCGGCCTTCGAGCCGCATCCGATCCAGGGCTGGACCCCGGATTTCATTCCCAACGTGCTGCAGGAGGCGGTCGACGCCAGTCTCTATGACGAGGTCGTGCCTGTTCCCGGGCCGGAGGGCATCAAATGGGCCAAGGCGCTGGCGCAAAAGGAAGGGATTTTCACCGGCATCTCCGGCGGGGCTACCTTCGCTGTGGCGCGCCAGATCGCCGAAAAAGCTTCACCCGGCTCGGTGATCCTGTGCATGCTTCCCGATACCGGCGAACGCTACATGACGACGCCGTTGTTTGACGGCATCGAAGCCGAGATGGACGCGGAGGAAACAGCCCTTTCGCGCTCGACGCCCGGCTGCCAGTTCCCGGCTGAGTAA
- a CDS encoding isochorismatase family protein has product MKSPVSIERGTAAAVFVDLQEEHRHDKRYLVEGFGDILTNAQRLQATARANDVPLYHSAYIVDLTREARRFHPVDASGRSAFSDKDDPLTAICPEVAPVAGEMMLVKTQASAFGAGPAAGWLKAKGIEWLVVAGVWTEACIDATVRDAVSLGFRVLLVKDACGSGSTAMHQTAILNLANRLYGGAVTTTDGACRLMAGETVDAWQVVGSAPLRFTYENAARLYGEL; this is encoded by the coding sequence ATGAAGAGCCCGGTCTCTATCGAGCGAGGCACGGCGGCTGCGGTCTTCGTCGACCTCCAGGAGGAGCATCGGCATGACAAGCGCTATCTGGTCGAGGGTTTTGGCGACATTCTCACCAACGCCCAGCGCCTGCAGGCAACGGCGCGGGCCAACGATGTACCGCTCTACCACTCGGCCTATATCGTCGATCTCACCAGGGAGGCGCGGCGCTTCCATCCGGTCGATGCGAGTGGCAGGTCGGCCTTCAGCGACAAGGACGATCCGCTGACGGCGATCTGTCCGGAAGTGGCGCCGGTCGCCGGCGAGATGATGCTGGTCAAGACGCAGGCCAGCGCCTTCGGTGCGGGCCCTGCTGCCGGCTGGCTCAAGGCCAAGGGGATCGAGTGGCTGGTCGTTGCCGGCGTGTGGACCGAGGCCTGTATCGACGCCACCGTCAGGGATGCGGTCTCGCTCGGTTTCCGGGTGCTGCTGGTCAAGGATGCGTGCGGCAGCGGCAGCACGGCGATGCACCAGACCGCCATCCTCAACCTTGCCAACCGGCTCTATGGCGGCGCCGTGACCACCACCGACGGCGCGTGCCGATTGATGGCAGGCGAGACGGTCGATGCATGGCAGGTCGTGGGCTCGGCGCCTTTGCGTTTCACCTATGAAAACGCGGCCCGCCTCTACGGCGAGCTCTGA
- a CDS encoding FAD/NAD(P)-binding protein translates to MTGRANSIIPNSIIIVGGGASGVVLAAHLLKSPNPDLRVTLIEKRPHFGQGIAYSTLLSAHVLNVSAAGMSAYADDPGNFWRWLLERGLAPPEQAPVYAPRSVYARYLKELLDELEARETGRLRLIREESLSISPTASGVEVALANGTSIVAHLAVLATGHDEEPGAGQGHTIRMGSEADTALDPEARVLVLGTGLSMVDAFLSLEQRGHRGEIVALSRRGLLPSPHRKGNPIKLDVADIPLGTQLSYFVGWFRDLIRENQRAGIDWRDVVDGLRPFNQKIWQNWPSSAKRRFVEHTKAWWDIHRHRMAPQVYGRVTEAVRSGRIRLVAGRVVNIAAGDKFVVEVQSRHTQRLETFDIARIYDCTGIVRDISTTSNSVVRSLVDRGLARPDPLRLGLDVTANCELIASDGTVSAKILAVGPLTRGTFFEIDAIPDIRVQCARLSKQLLG, encoded by the coding sequence ATGACCGGACGCGCAAATTCGATCATCCCGAATTCGATCATCATTGTCGGCGGCGGCGCCAGCGGTGTCGTCCTTGCCGCGCATCTGTTGAAATCGCCCAATCCCGATCTCCGCGTCACGCTGATCGAGAAGCGTCCGCATTTCGGACAGGGCATCGCCTATTCTACGCTGCTGTCGGCGCATGTGCTGAATGTCAGCGCGGCCGGTATGAGCGCTTATGCCGACGACCCCGGCAATTTCTGGCGCTGGCTGCTTGAACGCGGTCTGGCACCCCCCGAGCAGGCGCCCGTCTACGCGCCGCGCAGCGTCTATGCCCGTTACCTGAAGGAACTGCTGGACGAACTCGAGGCCCGCGAAACAGGACGCCTGCGTCTGATCCGCGAGGAGAGCCTGTCGATCTCGCCGACCGCGTCCGGGGTAGAGGTGGCGCTGGCGAACGGCACCAGCATCGTCGCCCATCTTGCCGTGCTGGCGACCGGACATGACGAGGAACCGGGCGCCGGCCAGGGCCATACGATCAGGATGGGATCGGAGGCCGACACCGCGCTGGACCCCGAAGCCCGAGTCCTGGTCCTGGGCACCGGCTTGAGCATGGTCGATGCCTTCCTGTCGCTCGAACAGCGCGGTCATCGCGGCGAGATTGTCGCCTTGTCGCGGCGCGGCCTGTTGCCTTCGCCGCATCGCAAGGGCAACCCGATCAAGCTTGACGTCGCCGACATTCCGCTTGGCACCCAGCTTTCCTATTTTGTCGGCTGGTTCCGCGACCTGATCCGGGAAAACCAGAGGGCCGGCATCGACTGGCGCGACGTCGTCGACGGTCTCCGGCCGTTCAACCAGAAGATCTGGCAAAACTGGCCGTCTTCCGCCAAGCGCCGCTTTGTCGAGCACACCAAGGCGTGGTGGGATATCCACCGCCATCGCATGGCGCCACAGGTCTATGGCCGCGTCACCGAGGCCGTCCGATCCGGTCGTATCCGCCTTGTAGCCGGGCGTGTCGTCAACATTGCCGCGGGCGACAAATTCGTGGTTGAGGTCCAGTCGCGCCACACTCAGCGTCTCGAAACCTTCGACATCGCCCGCATCTACGATTGCACCGGCATCGTCAGGGACATCTCGACAACCTCGAACAGTGTGGTGAGGTCGCTGGTCGATCGCGGGCTGGCCCGGCCGGATCCGCTGCGCCTTGGCCTCGACGTCACCGCGAACTGCGAGCTCATCGCCAGCGACGGCACCGTATCAGCCAAGATCCTCGCGGTCGGGCCGCTGACGCGGGGCACCTTCTTCGAGATCGACGCCATTCCCGACATTCGCGTCCAGTGCGCCAGGCTGAGCAAGCAATTGCTGGGTTAA